A stretch of the Streptococcus oralis genome encodes the following:
- the comA gene encoding peptide cleavage/export ABC transporter ComA — MKFRKRHYRPQVDQMDCGVASLAMVFGYYGSYYSLAHLRELAKTTMDGTTALGLVKVAEEIGFETRAIKADMTLFDLPDLTFPFVAHVLKEGKLLHYYVVIGQDKKHIHIADPDPGVKLTKISRERFAQEWTGVSIFMAPSPGYKPHKEKKQGLLSFLPILFKQRGLVTNIVLATLLVTLINIVGSYYLQSIIDSYVPDQMRSTLGIISIGLVIVYILQQILSYAQEYLLLILGQRLSIDVILSYIKHVFHLPMSFFATRRTGEIVSRFTDANSIIDALASTILSIFLDVSTILIISLVLFSQNMTLFFISLLALPIYTVIIFAFMKPFEKMNRDTMEANAVLSSSIIEDINGIETIKSLTSESSRYQKIDKEFVAYLKKSFTYSRAESQQKALKKVAQLLLNVAVLWLGAILVMDGKMSLGQLITYNTLLVYFTNPLENIINLQTKLQTAQVANNRLNEVYLVASEFEEKKTVEDLSMMKGDMTFKQVHYKYGYGRDVLSDINLTIPQGSKMAFVGISGSGKTTLAKMMVNFYDPSQGEISLGGVNLNQIDKKALRQYINYLPQQPYVFNGTILENLLLGAKEGTTQEDILRAVELAEIREDIERMPLNYQTELTSDGAGISGGQRQRIALARALLTDAPVLILDEATSSLDILTEKRIVDNLMALDKTLIFIAHRLTIAERTEKVVVLEQGKIIEEGKHADLLAQDGFYAHLVNS, encoded by the coding sequence ATGAAATTTAGGAAAAGGCACTATCGTCCCCAGGTGGATCAGATGGATTGTGGCGTGGCTTCCTTGGCTATGGTCTTTGGCTACTACGGTAGTTATTACTCCTTGGCTCATCTACGAGAGTTAGCCAAGACGACCATGGATGGGACGACCGCTTTGGGACTTGTAAAGGTGGCAGAGGAGATTGGGTTTGAGACGCGGGCTATCAAGGCGGATATGACGCTCTTTGATCTGCCAGATTTGACCTTTCCTTTTGTGGCTCATGTGCTCAAGGAAGGAAAGTTGCTCCACTACTATGTGGTGATAGGTCAGGATAAAAAGCACATTCATATCGCTGATCCGGATCCTGGTGTCAAGCTGACCAAGATTTCCCGTGAGCGTTTTGCGCAAGAGTGGACAGGGGTCAGTATTTTTATGGCGCCATCTCCGGGCTATAAACCTCATAAGGAGAAGAAACAGGGTCTCCTATCCTTCTTGCCGATTTTATTCAAACAGCGTGGCTTAGTTACCAATATCGTCCTAGCGACACTCTTGGTAACCTTGATCAATATCGTGGGCTCCTACTATCTTCAGTCCATCATTGATAGTTACGTGCCAGATCAGATGCGCTCGACGCTGGGTATTATCTCTATTGGGCTGGTCATCGTCTATATCCTCCAGCAGATTTTGTCCTACGCGCAGGAATATCTCCTACTAATCCTTGGGCAGCGCTTGTCCATCGATGTGATTTTGTCCTACATCAAGCATGTTTTTCACCTGCCGATGTCCTTTTTCGCGACACGCAGGACAGGAGAAATCGTATCTCGTTTTACAGATGCCAACAGTATCATCGATGCGTTGGCGTCGACCATTCTGTCGATTTTCCTAGATGTGTCGACGATTTTGATTATCTCGCTGGTCTTGTTTTCACAAAATATGACACTCTTTTTCATTAGTCTGCTTGCGCTTCCCATCTATACAGTGATTATCTTTGCCTTTATGAAGCCTTTTGAAAAGATGAATCGGGATACCATGGAAGCTAATGCGGTTCTGTCTTCTTCTATCATCGAGGACATCAACGGTATTGAGACCATTAAGTCTTTGACCAGTGAAAGTTCACGCTATCAAAAGATTGATAAGGAATTTGTGGCTTATCTGAAAAAATCCTTTACCTACAGTCGGGCAGAAAGCCAGCAAAAGGCTCTGAAAAAAGTTGCCCAGCTCCTGCTCAATGTTGCCGTTCTCTGGTTGGGAGCTATTCTTGTCATGGATGGGAAAATGAGTTTGGGTCAGCTGATTACTTATAACACCCTGCTTGTTTACTTTACCAATCCTTTGGAAAATATCATTAACCTACAAACCAAACTTCAGACAGCGCAGGTTGCCAATAATCGCTTAAATGAGGTTTATCTAGTAGCTTCGGAGTTTGAGGAGAAGAAAACGGTAGAAGATTTGAGCATGATGAAAGGGGATATGACCTTTAAACAGGTTCACTACAAGTATGGCTATGGTCGTGACGTCTTGTCGGATATCAATTTAACCATTCCGCAAGGGTCTAAGATGGCTTTTGTGGGGATTTCGGGGTCAGGAAAGACCACCTTGGCCAAGATGATGGTTAATTTTTACGACCCAAGTCAAGGGGAGATTAGTCTGGGTGGTGTCAATCTCAATCAGATTGATAAAAAAGCCCTGCGCCAGTATATCAACTATCTGCCTCAACAGCCCTATGTCTTTAACGGAACGATTTTGGAGAATCTTCTTTTGGGAGCCAAGGAGGGGACGACTCAAGAGGATATCTTACGGGCAGTCGAATTGGCCGAGATTCGAGAGGATATCGAGCGCATGCCACTGAATTACCAGACAGAATTAACTTCGGATGGGGCTGGAATTTCAGGTGGACAACGTCAGCGAATCGCTCTGGCGCGTGCTCTCTTGACAGATGCGCCTGTCTTGATCTTGGACGAGGCGACCAGCAGTCTGGATATTTTGACAGAGAAGCGGATTGTTGATAATCTCATGGCTTTGGACAAGACCTTGATTTTCATCGCCCACCGCTTGACCATCGCTGAGCGGACAGAGAAGGTTGTTGTTTTGGAACAGGGCAAGATTATCGAAGAAGGAAAGCATGCAGACTTGCTTGCACAGGATGGATTTTACGCCCATTTGGTGAATAGCTAG
- a CDS encoding H354_08695 family bacteriocin-like peptide, with translation MLNLQTLEQNYPTLNDLELQEVDGGGVLLFVGGGIVSLGLLAWGAYNGYQSAARGG, from the coding sequence ATGTTAAATTTACAAACGTTGGAACAAAACTATCCAACTTTAAACGATCTTGAACTACAAGAAGTAGATGGTGGGGGAGTGCTACTTTTCGTTGGTGGAGGAATTGTTTCTCTCGGACTCCTAGCTTGGGGTGCCTATAATGGTTATCAGTCAGCAGCGAGAGGTGGCTAA
- a CDS encoding beta-class carbonic anhydrase: MSYFEQFMKANQAYVALHGQLNLPLKPKTRVAIVTCMDSRLHVAHALGLALGDAHILRNAGGRVTEDMIRSLVISQQQMGTREIVVLHHTDCGAQTFQNESFHEHLKHELGVDVSDQDFLPFQDVEESVREDMQLLRESPLIPDDVVISGAVYDVDTGSMREVY, from the coding sequence GTGTCGTATTTTGAACAGTTTATGAAAGCTAATCAGGCTTATGTTGCCCTACATGGGCAGTTAAATTTGCCACTTAAACCCAAAACCAGAGTAGCGATCGTGACCTGCATGGACTCGCGTCTACACGTTGCCCATGCTCTTGGTTTGGCCCTTGGGGATGCTCATATCTTGCGGAATGCGGGTGGTCGAGTAACTGAGGATATGATTCGTTCACTGGTGATTTCCCAGCAACAAATGGGGACAAGAGAAATCGTGGTTCTTCACCATACAGACTGTGGAGCTCAAACCTTTCAAAATGAAAGTTTTCATGAACATTTGAAACACGAGCTCGGAGTTGATGTATCTGATCAAGATTTTTTACCATTCCAGGATGTTGAAGAGAGTGTGAGAGAGGATATGCAATTGCTTAGAGAGTCTCCACTGATTCCTGATGATGTGGTTATTTCAGGTGCTGTCTATGATGTGGATACAGGAAGTATGAGAGAAGTATACTAA
- the recO gene encoding DNA repair protein RecO, translated as MIQSITSQGLVLYNRNFREDDKLVKIFTEQAGKRMFFVKHAGQSKLAPVIQPLVLARFLLRINDDGLSYIEDYHEVMTFPKINSDLFVMAYATYVAALADASLQDNQQDAPLFAFLQKTLELMEAGIDYQVLTNIFEIQILTRFGISLNFNECVFCHRVGQAFDFSFKYGACLCPEHYHEDEKRCHLNPNIPYLLNQFQAIDFETLETISLKAEIKQELRQFMDQLYEEYVGIHLKSKKFIDSLADWGQLLKEEDK; from the coding sequence ATGATTCAGTCTATCACGAGTCAAGGCTTGGTGCTCTACAATCGTAACTTTCGTGAGGATGACAAGCTAGTCAAGATCTTTACCGAGCAAGCGGGCAAGCGCATGTTTTTCGTCAAACACGCTGGCCAGTCCAAACTAGCTCCTGTTATTCAGCCCTTGGTGTTGGCACGATTTCTCTTGCGTATCAATGATGATGGGCTTAGCTACATTGAGGACTATCACGAGGTGATGACCTTTCCCAAGATTAATAGTGATCTCTTTGTCATGGCCTATGCAACCTATGTGGCTGCTCTTGCAGATGCTAGTTTGCAGGATAATCAGCAGGATGCTCCCTTGTTTGCTTTTTTGCAAAAGACTTTGGAGTTGATGGAAGCAGGCATAGATTATCAGGTTTTGACCAATATTTTTGAAATTCAAATCTTGACTCGATTTGGGATCAGCCTTAATTTTAATGAGTGTGTCTTTTGCCATCGGGTGGGTCAGGCCTTTGACTTTTCTTTTAAATATGGAGCCTGCCTTTGCCCAGAGCATTATCATGAAGACGAGAAACGTTGCCATCTGAATCCCAATATCCCTTATCTGCTCAATCAATTTCAAGCCATTGATTTTGAAACCTTGGAGACCATTTCGCTTAAGGCCGAAATCAAGCAAGAGCTACGCCAATTTATGGATCAACTCTACGAAGAGTATGTTGGGATTCACCTAAAATCAAAGAAATTTATTGATTCCCTAGCAGACTGGGGACAATTACTAAAAGAGGAAGACAAATGA
- a CDS encoding pyridoxal phosphate-dependent aminotransferase encodes MDLTKRFNKQLDKIQVSLIRQFDQAISEIPGVLRLTLGEPDFTTPDHIKEAAKRAIDQNQSYYTGMSGLLTLRQAASDFVKEKYQLDYAPENEILVTIGATEALSATLTAILEEGDKVLLPAPAYPGYEPIVNLVGAEIVEIDTTENGFVLTPEMLEKAILEQGDKLKAVILNYPANPTGITYSREQLEDLAAVLRKYEIFVVCDEVYSELTYTGEAHVSLGTMLRDQAIIINGLSKSHAMTGWRLGFIFAPAAFTAQLIKSHQYLVTAANTMAQHAAVEALTAGKNDAEPMKKEYIERRDYIIEKMTALGFEIIKPDGAFYIFAKIPTGYNQDSFAFLKDFAQKKAVAFIPGAAFGRYGEGYVRLSYAASMETIREAMKRLEEYMREA; translated from the coding sequence ATGGACTTAACCAAGCGCTTTAATAAACAGTTAGACAAGATTCAAGTTTCGTTGATTCGCCAGTTTGACCAGGCTATTTCAGAGATTCCTGGGGTCTTGCGTTTGACCTTGGGGGAACCTGATTTTACAACACCAGATCATATCAAGGAGGCAGCCAAGCGAGCCATTGACCAGAACCAATCCTACTATACTGGGATGAGTGGTCTGCTGACTCTACGTCAGGCGGCTAGTGACTTTGTTAAGGAAAAATACCAACTGGACTATGCTCCTGAAAATGAAATCTTGGTTACAATTGGGGCGACAGAGGCTTTATCTGCTACTTTGACAGCTATTTTGGAAGAGGGCGACAAGGTGCTCTTGCCAGCTCCTGCCTATCCAGGATATGAGCCGATTGTCAATCTAGTTGGGGCAGAGATTGTCGAGATTGATACAACTGAAAATGGTTTTGTCTTGACTCCTGAGATGTTGGAGAAGGCCATTTTGGAACAAGGGGACAAGCTCAAAGCGGTTATTCTTAATTATCCAGCCAATCCGACAGGAATTACCTATAGTCGGGAGCAGTTGGAAGATTTAGCTGCTGTTTTACGTAAATACGAGATTTTTGTTGTCTGTGATGAGGTTTACTCAGAATTAACCTATACAGGCGAAGCCCATGTATCTCTGGGAACTATGCTGAGAGACCAGGCTATTATTATCAATGGCTTGTCTAAATCGCATGCTATGACAGGTTGGCGTTTAGGCTTTATCTTTGCTCCTGCAGCTTTCACAGCTCAGTTAATCAAGAGTCACCAATATTTGGTTACTGCCGCAAACACTATGGCTCAACATGCTGCGGTGGAGGCTTTGACCGCTGGTAAAAACGACGCAGAGCCTATGAAGAAGGAATACATCGAGCGTCGAGATTATATCATCGAAAAGATGACTGCTCTTGGTTTTGAGATTATCAAACCAGACGGTGCCTTCTATATCTTTGCTAAGATTCCAACAGGTTACAATCAAGACTCCTTTGCTTTTCTGAAGGATTTTGCCCAGAAGAAGGCCGTTGCCTTTATTCCTGGTGCCGCCTTTGGGCGTTACGGAGAAGGCTATGTGCGTCTGTCTTATGCAGCCAGCATGGAAACAATCAGAGAGGCCATGAAACGACTTGAGGAGTATATGAGAGAAGCATGA
- a CDS encoding YeiH family protein yields MSFLSKNGAGILTCLLISIISWYLGGFFPVVGAPVFAIFVGMLLHPFLSSYKQLDAGLAFSSKKLLQYAVILLGFGLNISQVFAVGQSSLPVILSTISIALIVAYLFQRFFSLDTKLATLIGVGSSICGGSAIAATAPVIHAKEKEVAQAISVIFFFNVLAALIFPTLGTWLHLSNDGFALFAGTAVNDTSSVTATASSWDSLYQTNTLESATIVKLTRTLAIIPITLFLSYWQSRQQENKQDVQLKKVFPLFILYFILASLLTTLLTSLGVSGSIFTPLKQLSKFLIVMAMSAIGLKTNLIGLIKSSGKSILLGGLCWIAIILTSLGMQALTGIF; encoded by the coding sequence ATGTCATTTTTATCAAAAAATGGAGCAGGAATCTTGACCTGCCTTCTCATTTCTATCATATCTTGGTACCTAGGAGGTTTCTTTCCTGTCGTGGGAGCACCTGTCTTTGCGATTTTTGTGGGGATGCTCCTCCATCCTTTTCTCTCTTCCTACAAACAATTGGATGCTGGATTAGCCTTTAGTTCTAAGAAATTGCTCCAATATGCCGTTATTTTGCTTGGTTTTGGTCTCAATATCTCGCAAGTCTTCGCGGTTGGGCAATCTTCGCTCCCTGTTATCCTCTCCACCATTTCAATAGCCTTGATTGTTGCCTACCTCTTCCAGCGATTCTTTTCACTGGATACAAAACTAGCTACCTTGATTGGAGTGGGTTCTTCTATTTGTGGTGGCTCTGCCATTGCGGCGACAGCACCCGTTATCCACGCGAAAGAAAAGGAAGTTGCCCAAGCAATTTCCGTTATCTTTTTCTTCAATGTCTTGGCTGCGCTCATCTTTCCAACTCTAGGAACCTGGCTTCATCTATCCAATGATGGCTTCGCCCTCTTTGCAGGAACTGCGGTCAATGACACTTCCTCTGTAACGGCTACCGCCAGCTCCTGGGACAGTCTTTATCAGACCAATACCCTTGAGTCTGCAACTATTGTTAAACTCACACGAACTCTAGCTATTATCCCCATTACGCTCTTTCTCTCCTACTGGCAAAGTCGCCAGCAAGAAAATAAACAAGACGTACAACTGAAAAAAGTCTTCCCACTTTTTATCCTTTACTTTATCCTGGCTTCTCTCTTAACGACTCTCCTTACCTCTCTCGGTGTGTCCGGTAGTATCTTTACCCCTCTTAAGCAACTCTCCAAATTCCTTATCGTCATGGCCATGAGCGCCATCGGTCTCAAAACCAATCTCATTGGATTGATCAAATCCAGCGGTAAGTCCATTCTTCTTGGAGGCCTTTGCTGGATTGCCATCATCTTAACCAGCCTAGGCATGCAGGCATTGACTGGTATTTTCTAA
- a CDS encoding acyl carrier protein has protein sequence MTEKEIFDRIVTIIQERQGEDFAVTEALSLKDDLDADSVDLMEFVLTLEDEFGIEITDEEIDQLQSVADVVAIIKDKK, from the coding sequence ATGACAGAAAAAGAAATTTTTGACCGTATTGTAACCATTATCCAAGAGCGACAGGGAGAAGACTTTGCCGTAACAGAGGCCTTAAGTTTGAAAGACGATCTAGATGCCGACTCAGTGGATTTGATGGAGTTTGTCTTGACACTAGAAGATGAATTTGGTATCGAAATCACTGATGAGGAAATCGATCAACTTCAAAGTGTAGCGGATGTAGTAGCGATTATTAAAGATAAAAAATAG
- the comB gene encoding competence pheromone export protein ComB, giving the protein MKPEFLESAEFYNRRYHNFSSRVILPMSLLFVFLLGFSVFAEKEMSLSTRATVEPSRIIANIQSTSNQRIVANYLEENKLVKQGELLVQYQQGAEAVQVEAYASQLEMLKDQKKQLEYLQSSLKEGSDQFPEADKFGYQEMFRDYLSQASSLRSNVSQQNASISSQNAAASQSQAEIGNLISQTEDKIRDYKTAKSAIEKGDQLDSQNPAYSFYQTYKNQGEEDPQAKSQVIAQVDAQIAQLESSLATYRVQYAGSGAQQAHATGLDSQLESLKSQHLVKVGQELTLLDQKILEAESGKKVQGGLLDKGKITASEDGVLHLNPETSDSTMVAEGTLLAQLYPSLEKEGKTKLTAYLSSKDVTRVKIGDSVRYTTTNDAKNQIFLDSTITSIDATATKTEQGNFFKIEAETNLTSEQAEKLRYGLEGRLQMITGKKSYLRYFWDQFLNKG; this is encoded by the coding sequence ATGAAACCAGAATTTTTAGAAAGTGCGGAGTTTTATAATCGTCGTTACCATAATTTTTCCAGTCGGGTGATTTTACCTATGTCACTTCTGTTCGTGTTTTTACTAGGATTTTCAGTTTTTGCAGAGAAGGAGATGAGTTTGTCTACCAGAGCAACTGTCGAACCTAGTCGGATTATTGCCAATATCCAGTCGACTAGCAATCAACGCATTGTGGCCAATTATCTGGAAGAAAACAAGTTGGTCAAGCAGGGGGAACTACTCGTTCAGTACCAACAAGGGGCGGAGGCTGTCCAGGTCGAAGCATACGCCAGCCAATTGGAGATGTTAAAGGATCAAAAAAAGCAGTTGGAATATTTGCAATCCAGTTTGAAAGAGGGGAGTGATCAATTTCCAGAAGCAGATAAGTTTGGTTATCAGGAGATGTTTCGAGACTATCTCAGCCAAGCTAGTAGTCTTAGAAGTAATGTTTCTCAGCAAAATGCCAGCATCTCCTCGCAGAATGCGGCAGCAAGTCAGAGCCAGGCCGAGATTGGCAATCTTATCAGTCAAACAGAGGATAAAATCCGAGACTACAAAACAGCTAAGTCAGCAATTGAAAAGGGAGATCAACTGGATAGTCAGAATCCAGCCTACTCTTTTTACCAGACCTATAAAAATCAAGGTGAAGAAGATCCGCAAGCTAAATCGCAAGTTATTGCGCAAGTGGATGCACAAATTGCCCAGCTAGAGTCTAGTCTAGCTACGTATCGTGTACAGTATGCGGGTTCTGGAGCTCAACAGGCCCACGCAACGGGACTGGATAGTCAACTGGAATCACTCAAATCTCAGCACTTAGTCAAAGTCGGTCAGGAATTAACTCTTTTGGATCAGAAAATTTTAGAAGCAGAGTCGGGTAAGAAAGTCCAGGGAGGTCTCCTCGATAAGGGGAAGATTACAGCAAGTGAGGATGGGGTGCTTCACCTTAATCCTGAAACCAGTGATTCTACCATGGTCGCAGAAGGAACCCTGCTAGCCCAACTCTATCCATCCCTGGAAAAAGAAGGGAAAACTAAACTCACAGCCTATCTCAGTTCAAAGGATGTTACTAGAGTCAAGATTGGGGACTCTGTCCGTTATACTACGACTAATGATGCGAAGAATCAAATTTTCCTGGATTCCACGATTACAAGTATTGATGCGACAGCTACAAAGACTGAACAAGGAAATTTCTTTAAAATTGAAGCGGAGACTAATTTAACTTCAGAGCAGGCTGAAAAACTTCGTTATGGTTTAGAAGGCCGCCTACAGATGATTACAGGAAAGAAAAGCTACCTCCGTTATTTTTGGGATCAATTTTTGAATAAAGGGTAA
- a CDS encoding ribose-phosphate diphosphokinase: MSFSDLKLFALSSNRELAERVAQEIGIELGKSTVRQFSDGEIQVNIEESIRGKHVFILQSTSSPVNDNLLEILIMVDALKRASAESVNVVMPYYGYARQDRKARAREPITAKLVANMLEVAGVDRLLTIDLHAAQIQGFFDIPVDHLMGAPLIADYFERRGMVGSDYVVVSPDHGGVTRARKLAEFLKTPIAIIDKRRSVDKMNTSEVMNIIGKVEGKTCILIDDMIDTAGTICHAADALAEAGAVEVYASCTHPVLSGPAMDNIQKSAIKKLVVLDTIYLPEERLIDKIEQISIAHLLGDAIIRIHEKRPLSPLFCIEKKI; encoded by the coding sequence ATGTCTTTTTCTGATTTAAAGCTGTTTGCCCTTTCTTCTAATAGAGAATTGGCAGAACGTGTGGCGCAAGAAATTGGGATAGAGTTGGGGAAATCGACTGTTCGCCAATTTTCAGATGGGGAGATTCAGGTCAACATTGAAGAATCAATCCGTGGAAAACACGTCTTTATCCTACAATCAACGAGTTCACCTGTAAATGATAATTTACTTGAAATTTTGATTATGGTGGACGCATTGAAGCGCGCCAGTGCAGAATCTGTCAATGTTGTTATGCCTTACTATGGTTATGCACGTCAGGATAGAAAAGCGCGCGCGCGTGAGCCAATCACAGCAAAACTCGTTGCAAACATGCTAGAAGTTGCTGGGGTAGATCGTTTGTTGACGATTGATTTGCACGCTGCACAGATTCAGGGATTCTTTGATATTCCAGTAGATCACTTGATGGGTGCTCCATTGATTGCGGACTATTTTGAACGTCGTGGCATGGTTGGTTCTGACTACGTGGTTGTCAGCCCAGACCATGGTGGAGTGACTCGTGCTCGTAAATTGGCAGAGTTTTTGAAAACTCCGATTGCGATTATTGACAAACGCCGTAGTGTAGATAAGATGAATACCAGTGAAGTGATGAACATCATTGGTAAGGTAGAAGGTAAGACTTGTATCTTGATTGATGATATGATCGATACAGCTGGAACTATTTGTCATGCGGCGGATGCTCTTGCTGAAGCAGGTGCTGTTGAAGTTTACGCAAGCTGTACGCACCCAGTACTTTCTGGTCCTGCTATGGATAATATCCAAAAATCAGCTATTAAGAAATTGGTTGTTTTGGATACGATCTACCTACCAGAAGAGCGTTTGATTGATAAGATTGAACAAATTTCGATTGCTCATCTTCTGGGCGATGCTATTATCCGTATTCACGAAAAACGTCCTCTTTCTCCCCTATTTTGTATTGAGAAAAAGATTTAA
- the plsX gene encoding phosphate acyltransferase PlsX: MKKIAVDAMGGDYAPQAIVEGVNQALADFSDIEIQLYGDESKIKQYLTATERVSIIHTDEKINSDDEPTKAIRKKKNASMVLAAKAVKEGEADAVLSAGNTGALLAAGFFIVGRIKNIDRPGLMSTLPTIDGKGFDMLDLGANAENTAHHLHQYAVLGSFYAKNVRGISKPRVGLLNNGTESSKGDPLRKETYDLLVADESLNFVGNVEARDLMNGVADVVVTDGFTGNAVLKSIEGTALGIMGLLKNAITGGGLRAKLGALLLKDSLRGLKTQLNYSDVGGAVLFGVKAPVVKTHGSSDAKAVYSTIRQIRTMLETDVVAQTAREFSGE, translated from the coding sequence ATGAAAAAAATCGCAGTAGATGCTATGGGGGGCGATTACGCACCTCAAGCCATCGTTGAGGGTGTCAATCAAGCCCTTGCTGACTTTTCAGATATTGAGATTCAACTCTATGGAGATGAAAGCAAGATCAAGCAATATCTAACAGCGACAGAGCGCGTTAGCATCATCCATACGGATGAGAAAATTAACTCAGACGATGAGCCGACAAAAGCTATCCGTAAGAAGAAAAATGCCAGCATGGTATTAGCAGCCAAGGCAGTCAAGGAGGGAGAAGCAGACGCTGTCCTCTCAGCTGGGAACACAGGTGCCTTGTTGGCTGCAGGATTCTTCATTGTGGGTCGTATCAAGAACATCGATCGTCCAGGACTCATGTCTACCTTGCCGACCATTGATGGAAAAGGCTTTGACATGCTAGACCTTGGAGCCAATGCGGAAAATACAGCCCATCATCTGCACCAATACGCTGTCCTAGGTTCCTTCTATGCGAAAAATGTTCGTGGGATTTCGAAACCACGTGTTGGTTTGCTCAACAATGGAACAGAAAGCAGCAAGGGAGATCCGCTTCGAAAGGAAACATACGACTTGTTAGTAGCTGATGAAAGTTTGAACTTTGTCGGAAACGTGGAAGCGCGTGATCTGATGAATGGCGTTGCGGATGTTGTCGTAACAGATGGTTTCACGGGAAACGCTGTTCTAAAATCCATCGAAGGTACAGCTTTGGGAATCATGGGCTTACTTAAAAATGCTATTACGGGTGGTGGCCTTCGAGCGAAGCTAGGTGCTCTACTTCTTAAGGATAGTCTTAGGGGGTTGAAGACACAGCTTAACTATTCAGATGTTGGAGGAGCAGTTTTGTTTGGTGTCAAGGCGCCAGTTGTAAAAACTCATGGCTCAAGTGATGCCAAGGCTGTGTACAGTACGATTCGTCAGATTCGTACCATGCTAGAAACAGACGTAGTTGCTCAAACTGCGCGTGAATTTTCAGGAGAATAA
- a CDS encoding CoA-binding protein has translation MSQEFINPSDGVIRQYLETSKTLAVVGLSDREETTSNRVTKEMQARGYKIIPVNPKAAGGEILGEKAYASLAEIPFPVDIVNVYRRSEFLPDVARDFLKADAKIFWAQLGLESLEAEEILRAGGCDDIVMNRCIKREHTRLILEQ, from the coding sequence ATGAGCCAAGAATTTATCAATCCAAGTGATGGTGTGATCCGTCAGTATCTGGAGACCAGTAAAACGTTAGCGGTAGTGGGTTTGTCCGATCGTGAGGAAACAACTAGTAATCGAGTGACCAAGGAAATGCAAGCTCGGGGCTATAAAATCATTCCAGTTAATCCCAAGGCTGCAGGTGGCGAAATCTTGGGAGAAAAGGCCTATGCTAGTCTAGCTGAGATTCCTTTTCCTGTGGATATTGTCAATGTATACCGACGTAGCGAGTTTTTACCAGATGTGGCGCGTGATTTTCTCAAGGCTGATGCCAAGATTTTTTGGGCACAACTAGGTCTAGAAAGTCTAGAAGCGGAAGAAATCTTGCGTGCTGGAGGATGCGACGACATCGTGATGAATCGCTGTATCAAGAGAGAACACACACGCTTAATTCTTGAACAATAA